The Proteiniphilum propionicum genome contains the following window.
TCTTTGGGAGGGTACTTATCGTAAATATCACACTTCAGCAGGTTTACAATCCAGCGCTGACCAATGGCTGCAGGAAGCAATAAATGCTGCACAATATGTGATGAATTCCGGATATTCTATCTATACGGATGCAGGTATAGACAAATCGTATCGCCAATTGTTCGTCAGCAAGGTACCCATTTCAAGTGAAGTACTATATGCAGTTACTTTTAATGGTTCTTTGGGTATTGTTCATTCTGGCAACAGAAGATGGACATCAGTAACATTAGGATCTTGTCCTTCGTTGACACGTTCTTTCGTCAACACATATCTGATGAAAGATGGTACAGCATTTACAGATAAGGTTGATTATGCGGCGATGCCTTTTACGGAGGAGTGCAAAAACAGAGACACGCGGCTTTCCCAAACAATAATAACTCCTGGATATACGCGCATCTCGGGAGGGAGAACCATACAAACTCCACCGAATTATGCTTATGCCATAACGGGATACCATACCTGCAAGTTTACCCTGGATGACACTCAGTACGACAATGTTGACATCTGTGATAACAATGTAATATTGTTCCGTTACGCGGAGGTATTGCTGAATTATGCCGAGGCAAAAGCAGAGATGGGAACATTAACTGACGACGACTGGAGCAAAACAATTGGTAAACTTCGTTCACGTGCTGGTATAACGGGTGGACTGAATCAAAAACCGACAAAGGTTGATCAATATTTAAAGAACCGTTTTTTTTCAAATATCAGTAATCCGGAAATCCTGGAAATTCGTCGTGAGCGTGCCATTGAACTTTCTTTTGAGGGATTCTCATGGTCTGATATTTGCCGATGGAAAGTTGGAGAGCTGGTTACCAATGTTTGGGATGGAATTTACGTTCCTGAACTTGATGTTCCCTATGACATGAATGGAGATGGTACGTTAGACGTTTGTTTTACAAAAAATTTAACTCCTAATAAAATACCTGGCGTATATTATCTGTATGTTGGTGAAAAACTGGCTAACGGAGCAATCAATAACGCTCAACTTGATAGCGACGGGCATACATTGGTGTTTATGAAGGACCAAAAGCGAACCTGGAATGATAAATTATATTTCTATCCAATTCCAGCCGTTGATCTTGTTAAAAATCCAAATCTCGGTCAAAATACGGGATGGTAAATAAGTCATTTGGTTTTCGCTTGTATAATTCAGTAAAAAAAACCCCTTACACTGCAAGCTAACCAAAATTTGTATAATATAACATGCGAATGTTTAATTGAATATTAACCTGCTCTGTAAAAGAAGCTGAGAAAAGAGAAACCTTCATGTGCAAATGACGGTTTGGATAAAAGTTTGGCTCTTCTATCTATTTCGTCATTTGCAAAAGGTTAAGTAATGCAAAATTAACAATATTGCCAAGCAGGTAATTTCGTTATTAATTCACTATAAAGCACGAGAATTGTACTTTATATTTGTCATATTAAAATATTCAGAACCCATCTATTAAGATTGACGGATTTCCATATTTATCATATTGTAGATTTTTCCGAAAAATATTATCTTTGTTCAAATCAATAGATGTTCCGGCAAGTTAATTGCCAGATATATATTTTAAGAACCGGCAAAGCTGCAATAGAATGAAAAAATCGACGTTAGTAATCTCTTTTTTAATATTAATAACAGGACTTGGTGCTCTTGTACTCTCTTTTTTGTCTGTAAACGATATCAACAGGACCAAAGCGGAAAGACCGCTGGTATTATCTATGACCGCATCGGTAGATGTTCCTGAAAACATGGAGTTCGCTGGAGAGAAGATCTCCTTCGACCGTTACGATAGACGGGAAAGGATGGACAGGGAGCTAAACAGTTTTACCTAT
Protein-coding sequences here:
- a CDS encoding RagB/SusD family nutrient uptake outer membrane protein, whose translation is MKKIIFFILALSLFYACDMEELPKAQVSKKPVFGSETGLKMYTNSFYEVFPGATTIYSNSYYIALNQVIKYFTENGFSPEESSGWSWGTLRNINYFIVNCSDESVPLDIRNNYIGIAKFFRAYFYFEMMKRFGDLPWIDHPLGVDDPLLYASRDKRSVIVEKIKEDLDFAIDNIKTKRDQSCSTITSSVAAALKSRICLWEGTYRKYHTSAGLQSSADQWLQEAINAAQYVMNSGYSIYTDAGIDKSYRQLFVSKVPISSEVLYAVTFNGSLGIVHSGNRRWTSVTLGSCPSLTRSFVNTYLMKDGTAFTDKVDYAAMPFTEECKNRDTRLSQTIITPGYTRISGGRTIQTPPNYAYAITGYHTCKFTLDDTQYDNVDICDNNVILFRYAEVLLNYAEAKAEMGTLTDDDWSKTIGKLRSRAGITGGLNQKPTKVDQYLKNRFFSNISNPEILEIRRERAIELSFEGFSWSDICRWKVGELVTNVWDGIYVPELDVPYDMNGDGTLDVCFTKNLTPNKIPGVYYLYVGEKLANGAINNAQLDSDGHTLVFMKDQKRTWNDKLYFYPIPAVDLVKNPNLGQNTGW